Part of the Spartobacteria bacterium genome is shown below.
TGCGGAGTATATTGACGTGATTGATTTATCCAGCCGTCCGCAATCCGTGCAGCATAAAACTCCCTCCTTTGGCGGCATTCCGGTGTGGGCGTAACGAGTCCAAGGGATTCGTAATAAGTTTAAAAAAAAACTTGCCAAAGCTTGGGAATGCCCATAAAGCAAACCTTCTTTCGGGCTGGTGTAGCTCAATTGGTAGAGCAGCTGATTTGTAATCAGCAGGTTGCGGGTTCAAGTCCCATCACCAGCTCCAAGACGTGGAGGGGTTCCCGAGTGGCCAAAGGGAACAGACTGTAAATCTGTCGTCGAACGACTTCGGAGGTTCGAATCCTCCCCCCTCCACCAATAAGTAGGAGACAGTGCGAAACTGTTGTTTGACTACGAGAATGCATTGCGGGAGTAGCTCAATGGCTAGAGCATCAGCCTTCCAAGCTGAGGGTTGCGGGTTCGAGTCCCGTTTCCCGCTCCAAAAGTATCTTGTCGTCATTCCTGCCTTTATCGCGCCGCACTGCCCCACATAATAGATTTTGGATAATCTAGATTGAAATGATTAGGATATAATATCAGGGGGTAAAGCATGGCCAAGCAAAAATTTGAAAGAAAGAAGCCGCACGTTAATATTGGAACCATCGGTCACATTGACCATGGTAAGACCACATTGACAGCTGCGATTACTAAGATTGCCAGCCTGAAAGGCGGCGGGTCGTTTGTTGCTTTTGATGAAATTGATAAGGCGCCCGAGGAAAAAGAGCGTGGTATTACGATTGCCACGGCGCATGTCGAATATGAGACCGCCAAGCGGCATTATGCCCATGTCGACTGCCCTGGCCACGCTGATTACATCAAAAACATGATTACCGGCGCGGCTCAGATGGATGGTGCTATTATTGTCGTGGCCGCTACGGATGGCCCCATGCCGCAAACCCGCGAGCATATTCTGCTTGCGCGCCAGGTGGGTGTTCCTTGCCTTGTGGTTTTTCTCAATAAAGTTGACTTGGTGGATGACGAGGAGCTGATCGAGCTTGTTGA
Proteins encoded:
- a CDS encoding GTP-binding protein, with the protein product MAKQKFERKKPHVNIGTIGHIDHGKTTLTAAITKIASLKGGGSFVAFDEIDKAPEEKERGITIATAHVEYETAKRHYAHVDCPGHADYIKNMITGAAQMDGAIIVVAATDGPMPQTREHILLARQVGVPCLVVFLNKVDLVDDEELIELVEMEVRELLSKYEFPGDDVPVIRGSALKALESDSADAADAKC